A stretch of the Haladaptatus sp. R4 genome encodes the following:
- a CDS encoding Cdc6/Cdc18 family protein produces the protein MPNDPIPTPDPEDLADDPLTKRNDSIFARRELLRIGHVPDSDRIVGRDAEIKDIEELLQPGVFGDPPGNAIVYGKTGSGKSLVSRHVTGRVRAIAQTNDVSLISAYIDCDQANTITRVARSLSQQAEFQSTRSLNIPDKGIGSSEYMDYLYTLLDDADVLIAIIDEIDKLGDDEILFKLSRAEESGKTDCYIGVVAISNKIEYYENLDERVKSSFQDDELVFHPYDAGQIREILSKRRDAFQPDVLEDGVIPRVAALAAREHGDARKAIEILSSAGKLAARNGDSSVTEEHVDAAQDYAEMSRFQELIRGSTPHSKYVLFALAYLQKSSLKQAFSTGEIYRVYEDVCKSEGTNPLSHQRVLELLKEWAFSDVTENRHTGGGKSEGSYREHSLLRDSDMVLDTVFEQPKTKQSIVSDLQSS, from the coding sequence GTGCCAAACGATCCTATCCCCACGCCGGATCCAGAAGACCTCGCTGACGATCCACTTACCAAGCGTAATGACTCTATTTTCGCGCGTCGTGAGCTACTTCGAATCGGTCATGTTCCTGACAGCGACCGCATCGTCGGTCGCGACGCGGAAATCAAAGATATAGAAGAGTTGCTCCAACCAGGTGTTTTCGGCGATCCACCCGGAAATGCGATTGTATACGGGAAAACAGGATCAGGAAAATCGCTAGTCTCCCGACACGTCACTGGACGTGTTCGAGCAATCGCCCAAACTAACGACGTCTCTCTCATTTCTGCCTATATTGATTGCGATCAAGCAAACACTATTACTCGCGTCGCTCGGTCTCTCTCCCAACAAGCTGAATTCCAGTCTACCCGCTCACTCAATATTCCAGATAAGGGGATCGGATCTAGTGAGTATATGGATTATCTCTATACGCTCCTTGACGATGCTGATGTTCTCATTGCTATTATCGACGAGATTGACAAACTGGGTGACGATGAGATATTATTTAAACTCTCGAGAGCCGAAGAGAGTGGTAAAACGGATTGTTATATCGGTGTCGTTGCAATCAGCAACAAAATCGAGTATTACGAGAATCTTGACGAGCGGGTGAAATCCAGCTTCCAAGACGATGAACTCGTCTTCCATCCGTATGATGCCGGGCAAATCCGTGAAATTCTGAGTAAACGGCGAGATGCATTCCAACCCGATGTTCTCGAAGATGGTGTTATCCCACGCGTAGCAGCGCTTGCCGCGCGTGAGCATGGTGACGCACGGAAAGCAATTGAAATTCTTTCGAGCGCTGGAAAGCTGGCTGCTCGGAATGGCGATTCTAGTGTCACAGAGGAGCATGTTGATGCAGCACAGGATTATGCGGAAATGTCGCGGTTCCAAGAGCTAATTCGGGGATCGACTCCCCATTCGAAATATGTCCTATTCGCGCTCGCCTATCTACAGAAATCTTCCCTGAAACAAGCATTCAGCACAGGCGAGATCTACCGTGTGTATGAAGACGTCTGTAAGAGTGAGGGAACTAATCCCCTCAGTCACCAGCGAGTGCTGGAACTGTTGAAAGAATGGGCCTTTAGTGACGTCACTGAAAATCGGCATACCGGTGGTGGCAAGAGTGAAGGGAGCTATCGGGAACACTCCCTCTTGCGCGACTCGGATATGGTTCTCGATACTGTATTTGAACAGCCAAAAACGAAGCAGAGTATCGTGTCTGATCTTCAAAGCAGCTGA
- a CDS encoding Cdc6/Cdc18 family protein, with protein MSKTHMGYFDDDGFLDEYIIKDRSVLKPEYKPKKLEERDEELEEYVKLLRPLLKGWDLDNIFLYGHSGVGKTVATRTLLPDLRGTAEEQDIDVDLLEINCSSANTSYQSTIELINEARSPEYPLTTLDLDKPELSKTGYPAEQVYDELFDDLNEAADNIILVLDEVNTLGSDSELLYQLTRAQTMHKLEAELCIIGISNDFNFRDDLPARVKDTLCETELHFPAYEQSDLISILSRRAEQAFYEDTTETGVIELCAALASRDRGSARQAIRLLRKAAELAENEAVESDDLDCIEEQHVRDAEEIIERKLVTTGIRKLTTHRKYVLLAVTNLAAQGKTPAQTRDIYEYYKTVAREFGRDPLTRRGAHEHLLEMCDNGILKNVNRDQRGRGRPNKYKLDTPLETVIDALEQEEDGEIDDLDNLREQANRQMTLGE; from the coding sequence GTGAGTAAAACTCACATGGGCTACTTTGACGATGATGGGTTTCTCGATGAATACATCATCAAGGATCGGAGCGTCCTGAAACCGGAATACAAACCCAAGAAACTGGAAGAACGAGACGAGGAACTCGAAGAATACGTGAAGCTCCTTCGACCACTGTTGAAGGGTTGGGATCTCGACAATATCTTTCTCTATGGACACTCGGGTGTTGGCAAGACCGTTGCAACCCGGACCCTGCTCCCCGACCTTCGAGGGACTGCTGAGGAGCAGGATATCGATGTCGATCTGCTTGAGATCAATTGTTCGTCAGCAAATACCTCGTATCAGTCGACAATCGAACTCATCAATGAGGCACGGAGTCCCGAGTACCCACTGACGACACTCGACCTCGATAAACCTGAATTAAGTAAGACCGGCTACCCTGCTGAACAGGTCTACGATGAGCTTTTCGATGACCTCAACGAGGCTGCGGACAACATCATCCTCGTCCTTGACGAAGTGAATACGCTCGGCAGTGATAGTGAACTCCTCTATCAGCTCACGCGGGCTCAAACGATGCACAAACTCGAGGCTGAACTCTGTATTATCGGCATCAGCAACGACTTCAATTTCAGAGATGACCTTCCTGCTCGGGTGAAAGACACGCTCTGTGAAACCGAGCTTCACTTTCCCGCGTACGAACAGAGCGATCTCATTTCAATTCTGTCCCGCCGAGCCGAACAAGCGTTCTATGAGGACACGACTGAGACAGGGGTTATCGAACTGTGTGCAGCACTGGCATCTCGCGATCGTGGTTCTGCCCGTCAAGCAATTCGGCTGCTGCGTAAAGCGGCCGAACTTGCGGAGAACGAAGCCGTAGAATCGGATGATCTCGATTGCATCGAAGAGCAGCATGTCCGTGACGCTGAGGAGATCATCGAGCGAAAACTGGTGACTACTGGGATTCGAAAGCTCACCACCCACCGAAAGTACGTCTTGCTCGCTGTAACGAATCTCGCTGCCCAGGGAAAGACGCCTGCACAGACGAGGGACATCTACGAGTACTACAAAACCGTAGCTCGGGAATTCGGTCGTGACCCCCTTACTCGACGTGGAGCGCACGAACACTTACTCGAGATGTGTGATAACGGGATACTGAAAAACGTGAACCGAGATCAGCGCGGCCGAGGCCGACCAAATAAATACAAGCTCGACACACCACTCGAAACCGTGATCGATGCACTCGAACAAGAAGAGGACGGTGAAATTGACGACTTAGATAATCTCCGTGAACAGGCGAATCGGCAAATGACGCTCGGCGAGTGA